One part of the Aurantibacillus circumpalustris genome encodes these proteins:
- a CDS encoding carboxy terminal-processing peptidase, with protein MRKITSKITKKVAIIFSVAILSSFTLLKFVFDKNDVILGLLFDSLNQAHYSPQTLDDTFSEKVFDLYLHNAFNKQFLLQSDIDELNKYRHDIDDEIASQRHDFFTVAQEIVAKRIKEKEDWSKEILSQPFDHTTEEEYETDYKKLPYAKTNEDLKNEWRKVLKYRVLFRLDDMLNKAEKKDSSLASVSDKKITQAQLSVAQVDNAELKMDVIEQKIESGKLFDSLETDARKKTLKEQEDWFKRLNKITPRDRFSEFANAFTGVYDPHTQYFAPKDKKRFDQGMSGQFEGIGARLQQKDGILKVSEIIVGSPSYKQGDLKAGDDIIKVAQGAADPVDITNMDMEDAIELIKGKKGTEVRLTVRKTDNSLKVIPIIRDVIEIEETFAKSALLDNKNKLGYIYLPSFYTDFTRNGARHCSQDMRKEIEKLKKQNIKGLVVDLRDNGGGSLQEVVEMAGLFFTKGPVVQVKGKGNLPLNVMEDRNPDVVWDGPLTILINHNSASASEILAAAIQDYKRGVIMGTNSFGKGTVQSFLNLDDFLLKQFDTIKPIGSVKITQQKFYRINGGATQLKGVTPDIELPDPYALIDRGEKEYENPMPWDEITRANYQEFTAINYSKVIKNSHKRIATSPQFGLIETQSKEIKIKKDDTKYNLNLAAFRAEQKQLRDQNKKYEDLRKEIKGFNALLLDEDKLRLTDDTARLNRESKWAQNIAKDLYIYEASNVLNDLN; from the coding sequence ATGCGAAAAATAACATCTAAAATCACTAAAAAAGTAGCCATCATTTTTAGTGTGGCTATACTTTCTTCATTTACTTTACTGAAATTTGTTTTCGATAAAAATGATGTCATTCTAGGTCTTTTATTTGATAGCCTAAATCAGGCACATTACTCACCACAAACATTGGACGACACTTTTAGTGAAAAAGTATTTGACTTGTATCTTCATAACGCTTTTAATAAGCAATTTTTATTACAAAGTGATATTGACGAGTTAAATAAATACCGTCATGATATTGATGATGAAATTGCTTCTCAACGTCATGATTTTTTTACTGTAGCACAAGAAATTGTGGCAAAACGCATTAAAGAAAAAGAAGATTGGAGCAAAGAGATACTGTCACAACCTTTTGACCATACCACTGAAGAGGAATACGAAACAGATTACAAAAAACTTCCTTACGCTAAAACAAATGAGGACTTAAAAAACGAATGGCGTAAAGTACTTAAGTACCGGGTATTATTTCGTTTAGATGATATGTTGAATAAAGCAGAGAAAAAAGATTCCTCTTTGGCGTCAGTGTCTGACAAAAAAATCACACAAGCTCAATTAAGCGTAGCGCAAGTAGACAATGCGGAGTTGAAAATGGATGTAATTGAACAAAAAATTGAAAGTGGGAAATTATTTGATTCGCTTGAAACAGACGCGCGTAAAAAAACATTAAAAGAGCAGGAAGATTGGTTTAAGCGTCTAAATAAGATCACTCCTCGTGATCGCTTTTCAGAGTTTGCAAATGCTTTTACAGGTGTTTATGACCCACACACGCAATACTTTGCTCCAAAAGATAAAAAAAGATTCGATCAAGGTATGAGTGGGCAGTTTGAAGGAATCGGAGCCCGTCTACAGCAAAAAGATGGTATTTTAAAAGTGAGCGAAATTATTGTTGGGAGTCCAAGCTACAAACAAGGCGATTTAAAGGCCGGTGATGATATTATTAAAGTTGCGCAAGGCGCAGCTGACCCTGTAGATATTACCAATATGGACATGGAAGATGCGATTGAACTTATTAAAGGTAAAAAAGGTACGGAGGTACGTTTGACTGTTAGGAAAACTGATAATAGCTTAAAAGTAATTCCAATCATCAGAGATGTAATTGAGATTGAAGAAACTTTTGCGAAAAGCGCTTTATTGGATAACAAAAATAAACTGGGCTATATTTATCTTCCTTCGTTTTATACCGACTTTACAAGAAATGGTGCTCGTCATTGTTCACAAGACATGCGTAAAGAAATTGAGAAGCTTAAGAAACAAAATATAAAAGGTCTGGTAGTTGATTTACGTGACAATGGCGGCGGTTCTCTACAAGAAGTTGTTGAAATGGCCGGTTTGTTTTTCACTAAAGGTCCAGTAGTTCAGGTTAAAGGGAAAGGCAACTTGCCTTTAAATGTAATGGAAGATAGAAATCCAGATGTTGTTTGGGATGGTCCTTTAACTATATTGATTAATCACAATAGTGCTAGTGCTAGCGAAATTCTTGCTGCTGCCATTCAGGATTATAAACGCGGTGTAATTATGGGTACAAATAGTTTTGGTAAGGGTACTGTTCAGTCATTCTTAAATCTTGATGATTTTTTACTTAAACAATTTGATACCATAAAACCAATTGGTTCAGTAAAGATAACACAACAAAAGTTTTATCGCATTAATGGTGGCGCCACTCAATTAAAAGGCGTTACACCAGACATTGAATTGCCAGATCCCTATGCATTAATTGATCGTGGCGAAAAAGAGTACGAAAATCCTATGCCTTGGGATGAAATAACTCGTGCCAACTATCAGGAGTTTACGGCTATTAATTACTCTAAAGTAATTAAGAATAGTCACAAACGTATTGCAACGAGTCCACAGTTTGGTTTAATTGAAACTCAATCAAAAGAAATAAAAATTAAAAAAGATGACACCAAGTACAATTTAAATCTTGCAGCCTTTAGAGCAGAACAAAAACAATTGCGTGATCAGAATAAAAAATATGAAGATTTACGCAAGGAAATCAAAGGCTTTAATGCCTTACTTTTAGATGAAGATAAATTAAGATTAACTGATGATACAGCGCGTTTAAATAGAGAAAGTAAATGGGCGCAGAATATTGCTAAGGATCTTTATATATACGAGGCTAGTAATGTGTTGAATGACCTTAACTAA
- the infC gene encoding translation initiation factor IF-3 encodes MRVVGDDIEAGVYPILKALEMAREQGLDLVEIAPNVDPPVCKIVDYGKFLYEQKKKAKEIKAKAAKIVVKDIRFGPHTDDHDFNFKKNHAIKFLQEGCKVKAYVFFRGREIVFKVQGEILLLRFANELEEWGKAEQLPTLEGKKMLMLIGPRKK; translated from the coding sequence GTGCGTGTTGTCGGCGATGATATAGAAGCAGGAGTTTACCCAATTCTTAAGGCTTTAGAAATGGCTCGGGAGCAAGGATTAGACCTTGTTGAAATTGCGCCTAACGTAGATCCTCCTGTTTGTAAAATAGTAGACTACGGTAAATTTCTTTACGAACAAAAGAAGAAGGCAAAAGAAATTAAAGCGAAAGCAGCAAAAATTGTTGTAAAAGATATTCGTTTCGGTCCTCATACCGACGATCATGATTTTAATTTCAAAAAGAATCACGCCATTAAATTTTTACAAGAAGGTTGCAAAGTTAAAGCCTACGTATTTTTTAGAGGTAGAGAAATTGTCTTCAAAGTGCAAGGTGAAATTTTATTATTGCGTTTTGCGAATGAATTAGAAGAGTGGGGTAAAGCTGAGCAATTACCAACTTTAGAAGGTAAGAAAATGCTAATGCTAATCGGACCTAGAAAAAAATAA